The following proteins are encoded in a genomic region of Polynucleobacter paludilacus:
- a CDS encoding META domain-containing protein: MTTQKCTLNACQEPSRWLRSVVYGIGLGFLTACSGVIPPCGAKISPPSSELRNTKWELIRWNLTPNANGEVRGRQIPIGENSNPVQLAFDASGERVSGFTGCNRFTATLSEDSRGFTFEKITTTKMACNPQRTELENDFLYELNDYRNIVRDGDRLLFIGRDREVLTFAQRDIPQSKSTFK; encoded by the coding sequence ATGACTACCCAAAAGTGCACCTTAAATGCCTGCCAAGAGCCTAGCAGATGGCTCCGAAGTGTTGTTTATGGCATCGGATTGGGTTTCTTAACGGCCTGTTCTGGAGTAATCCCACCCTGTGGCGCAAAAATCAGTCCGCCGAGTAGCGAGTTACGCAATACCAAATGGGAATTGATTCGCTGGAATCTGACTCCTAACGCCAATGGTGAAGTACGCGGTCGACAAATTCCGATAGGTGAAAACAGTAACCCAGTCCAGTTGGCTTTTGATGCTAGCGGTGAACGCGTGAGTGGTTTTACAGGGTGCAATCGTTTTACCGCCACCCTGAGCGAAGATTCAAGAGGCTTCACCTTTGAGAAAATCACGACCACCAAAATGGCATGCAATCCTCAGCGCACTGAATTAGAAAATGATTTTCTGTACGAGCTCAATGACTATCGCAATATTGTGAGGGATGGTGATCGCTTGCTCTTCATTGGCCGCGATCGTGAAGTGCTCACTTTTGCACAACGCGACATTCCCCAAAGTAAATCGACATTCAAATGA
- a CDS encoding electron transfer flavoprotein subunit alpha/FixB family protein, with protein MSALVIAEHNNLSLNAATLHTITAAVQCGGDVDVLIAGNAADAVATEASKIVGVHKVIHIDASDLGDQLAEPLAAQILAIANHYSHILAPATASGKNVMPRVAAKLDVAQISDITKVVSSDTFERPIYAGNAIATVQSIDPIKVITVRTTSFDPVRVNGGSAEITKSAPVSSLGKSVFISRDLNQSERPELAGAKIIVSGGRGLGSSEAYQELVLPLADKLGAALGASRAAVDAGYVPNDYQVGQTGKIVAPDLYIAIGISGAIQHLAGMKGSKVIVAINKDPDAPIFSVADYGLVADLFTAVPELTKAIT; from the coding sequence ATGAGTGCGCTTGTTATTGCAGAACACAACAATCTATCTTTAAACGCGGCGACTTTACATACCATTACCGCTGCGGTGCAGTGTGGTGGTGATGTGGATGTGCTGATTGCGGGAAATGCCGCAGATGCAGTGGCGACTGAGGCATCCAAAATTGTTGGAGTGCACAAAGTGATTCACATTGATGCGTCTGATTTAGGCGACCAATTGGCGGAACCATTGGCTGCGCAGATACTTGCGATTGCAAATCACTATAGCCATATTCTTGCTCCAGCAACTGCTAGTGGTAAAAATGTCATGCCCCGTGTTGCAGCCAAGTTAGATGTGGCTCAGATATCAGACATCACCAAGGTAGTCAGTAGCGATACGTTTGAACGACCAATCTACGCCGGTAATGCAATTGCAACAGTTCAATCGATCGACCCCATCAAAGTCATTACGGTTCGTACCACTAGCTTTGATCCTGTGCGAGTCAATGGCGGGTCAGCTGAGATTACAAAGTCAGCTCCTGTAAGCAGCCTTGGGAAATCGGTTTTTATTAGCCGTGATCTGAATCAGTCTGAGCGCCCAGAATTGGCTGGTGCAAAGATCATTGTTTCGGGTGGGCGCGGCTTAGGGTCTAGCGAAGCCTATCAAGAATTGGTGCTTCCTTTGGCCGATAAACTGGGGGCGGCATTAGGTGCATCACGAGCCGCAGTAGATGCGGGGTATGTGCCTAATGATTATCAAGTTGGTCAAACCGGCAAGATCGTTGCACCAGATTTGTATATCGCAATTGGAATTTCAGGGGCGATTCAGCACTTGGCAGGGATGAAGGGTTCGAAAGTCATTGTGGCAATCAACAAGGATCCTGATGCGCCGATATTTAGCGTTGCTGACTATGGTCTAGTAGCCGATCTCTTTACTGCCGTACCAGAGCTTACTAAGGCAATCACCTAG
- a CDS encoding electron transfer flavoprotein subunit beta/FixA family protein codes for MKILVAVKRVVDYNVKVRVKSDHSGVDIANVKMSMNPFDEIAIEEAVRLKEAGVASEIVVVSAGPTPCQETLRTALAIGADKAILVETDIELQPLAVAKLLKAICDKEQAQLILLGKQAIDDDSNQTGQMLASLMDAPQGTFASKVLVENGKVNVTREVDGGLETICLTLPAVITTDLRLNEPRYVTLPNIMKAKKKPLEIVKPEDLGIDIAPRLKTLRVDEPPKRVAGIMVANVAELVEKLKNEAKVI; via the coding sequence ATGAAGATCTTGGTGGCAGTTAAGCGCGTTGTGGATTACAACGTCAAAGTTCGAGTCAAATCCGATCACTCTGGAGTTGATATTGCAAACGTCAAAATGAGCATGAATCCTTTTGACGAGATTGCGATTGAAGAAGCGGTACGATTAAAAGAGGCGGGTGTGGCGAGCGAGATCGTAGTCGTTTCTGCGGGACCAACCCCATGTCAAGAAACATTACGCACTGCTTTGGCAATTGGTGCTGATAAAGCCATCCTAGTCGAGACTGATATTGAACTACAGCCTTTGGCAGTTGCCAAATTACTCAAAGCGATTTGCGATAAAGAGCAAGCCCAATTAATCTTATTGGGTAAACAAGCGATTGATGATGATAGCAATCAGACTGGCCAAATGTTGGCAAGCCTCATGGATGCTCCACAAGGCACCTTTGCATCAAAAGTGTTGGTAGAGAATGGCAAAGTCAATGTGACCCGTGAAGTAGATGGTGGTCTTGAAACCATTTGCCTCACCTTGCCTGCAGTGATTACTACCGACTTACGCTTGAATGAGCCTCGTTACGTCACCCTGCCCAACATCATGAAGGCCAAGAAGAAGCCGCTCGAGATTGTGAAGCCAGAAGACTTGGGGATAGATATTGCTCCTCGCCTTAAAACGCTTCGAGTGGATGAGCCCCCTAAGCGTGTGGCTGGGATCATGGTGGCTAACGTAGCAGAGCTAGTTGAGAAGCTTAAGAATGAAGCGAAGGTGATTTAA